A single Fluviispira vulneris DNA region contains:
- a CDS encoding MFS transporter — MINKKTIYISSVGGSLEFFDFMIFIYLYPVLIKKFFPETTNSFVATLITIMTIILSYIAKPVGGIIYGIIGDRYGIDKSFKSILFLISISTLGIAFLPTYSDIGFLSTVLLVLIRIIQGIANGGDVPTTVVYIFENNDDKISALSFLFFCFTMGSTVASLFASLFLNFKYFFPENIYFRIPFMIGGFSTLLAYYMRKKYIYIHKKKNNNFNFVKIFNLDNFKKLSNYILIYGFGNTLMANYFVITPNVYINKVYKNHNNIEYIISLSLFIMAALSFVSGKISLKIGFKRNYYIGILLCIIFAPFYFYMIGSGNILNFCIAQLSAGLVCAPIFGNIYMLICSQLEDLNRLTNFGIICNIATSIFPSLTSAIVILLINHNVINILPSLIIITYGVFLIFLLLRSKINKKQELI, encoded by the coding sequence ATGATTAATAAAAAAACAATATATATTTCATCTGTTGGTGGGAGTCTAGAGTTTTTTGATTTCATGATATTTATATATTTATATCCAGTTTTAATCAAGAAATTTTTTCCTGAGACTACAAATTCATTTGTAGCAACGTTAATTACTATCATGACAATTATACTTTCATATATAGCAAAACCGGTTGGAGGGATTATATATGGAATTATTGGTGACAGATACGGAATTGATAAAAGCTTCAAATCTATATTGTTTTTAATATCTATATCAACTCTTGGAATTGCATTTTTACCAACATATTCAGATATAGGTTTTTTATCGACAGTTCTATTAGTATTAATTAGAATAATCCAAGGCATTGCAAACGGAGGAGATGTGCCTACTACAGTTGTTTATATTTTTGAAAATAATGATGATAAAATATCTGCTTTATCATTTTTATTTTTTTGCTTTACTATGGGTTCAACTGTAGCGTCGTTATTTGCCTCTTTATTTCTTAATTTTAAATATTTTTTTCCAGAAAATATTTACTTCAGAATTCCATTTATGATTGGAGGATTTTCAACATTACTTGCCTATTATATGAGAAAAAAATATATTTATATTCATAAAAAGAAAAATAATAACTTCAATTTTGTAAAGATTTTTAATTTAGATAATTTTAAAAAATTATCTAATTATATACTAATATATGGTTTCGGTAATACATTAATGGCGAATTATTTCGTTATAACTCCAAATGTATATATTAATAAAGTATATAAAAATCATAATAATATCGAGTATATAATTTCACTTAGTTTATTTATTATGGCAGCGCTGTCATTCGTTTCTGGTAAAATATCTTTAAAGATTGGCTTTAAGCGGAATTATTATATTGGTATTTTATTATGTATTATATTTGCGCCATTCTATTTCTATATGATAGGATCTGGAAATATTCTAAATTTTTGCATTGCACAGTTAAGCGCAGGTTTAGTTTGCGCACCAATCTTTGGAAATATTTATATGCTCATTTGTTCTCAATTAGAGGATTTAAATAGACTCACAAATTTTGGTATAATTTGTAATATTGCTACTTCAATATTTCCCTCACTTACATCAGCTATAGTTATTTTGCTTATTAATCATAATGTAATTAATATATTACCTAGTTTAATTATTATCACTTATGGTGTATTTCTAATATTTCTTCTTCTTAGATCTAAAATAAACAAAAAACAGGAGCTAATATGA
- a CDS encoding DUF1028 domain-containing protein gives MTFSILGYDQENKEFGIATCSAIPCIGEYFAFGDGSAGVIAAQGSCNPYNGLKSIHYLKDGVTPNEIIAKLKQSDELIQKRQIAIISNCGLMACYTGENLGNGVKGHIIGKNFIACGNTLEDLQTLEIMKEAFEKSNEKHLYLKLLHALKMGDSTKADIRGRQSAGLHVYSFKNDYPIIKINIDDDINPVRILEEKVSNFIKSFYKIIPFFPQRDGTQSIPEPDSIEEKIFTEFKKNVRVRNFHI, from the coding sequence ATGACATTCTCAATCTTAGGGTACGACCAAGAAAATAAAGAATTTGGCATAGCCACATGTTCTGCTATTCCATGTATAGGTGAATATTTTGCATTTGGTGATGGCTCAGCAGGCGTTATAGCAGCGCAAGGATCATGCAATCCCTATAATGGATTAAAATCAATTCATTATTTAAAAGACGGAGTAACTCCAAATGAAATTATCGCTAAATTAAAGCAATCGGATGAACTCATACAAAAAAGACAAATTGCAATAATTTCAAATTGTGGATTAATGGCTTGTTATACAGGAGAGAATCTAGGTAATGGAGTGAAGGGTCATATTATTGGGAAAAATTTTATAGCTTGCGGAAATACTTTAGAAGATCTCCAAACTTTAGAAATAATGAAGGAAGCTTTTGAAAAATCAAATGAAAAACACCTTTATTTAAAACTACTTCATGCCCTTAAAATGGGAGACTCAACAAAAGCAGATATTAGAGGTAGACAATCGGCAGGTTTGCATGTTTATTCTTTTAAAAATGATTATCCTATCATTAAGATAAATATTGATGATGATATAAACCCAGTCAGAATTTTGGAAGAGAAAGTTTCGAATTTTATTAAAAGCTTTTATAAAATAATCCCATTTTTTCCTCAAAGAGATGGGACTCAGTCGATACCAGAGCCCGACAGTATAGAAGAAAAAATATTTACTGAATTTAAGAAAAATGTTCGTGTTCGAAATTTCCACATATGA